A genomic segment from Perca flavescens isolate YP-PL-M2 chromosome 13, PFLA_1.0, whole genome shotgun sequence encodes:
- the LOC114566362 gene encoding complement C1q tumor necrosis factor-related protein 3 → MKISVSFTLWLLLGTVPASESTESQPASPPDIYAALREITASLVQLKADMRLLQTQGTVMNCSMSKGTVSVVAEQAAQLKTEVDKQKTEVDELKQQQQVRQVAFSASLHAGAGKSNLGPLPTDTTLIYKHVLTNIGNAYNSNTGVFTAPVRGVYNFEWTVGANGDNSHASGAVLVKNSENVLLAYENQAAGFMSSSKGVTLLLEVGDVVFVRLWRDSVAYDNLNHHTTFRGHLLFPM, encoded by the exons ATGAAGATCTCTGTGAGTTTTACGCTGTGGCTGCTGCTCGGCACTGTCCCTGCAAGTGAAAGTACTGAAAGCCAGCCGGCTTCTCCTCCAGACATCTACGCTGCGCTGAGAGAGATCACCGCCTCGTTGGTTCAACTGAAGGCGGATATGAGATTGTTGCAGACTCAAGGTACAGTAATGAACTGTT cAATGTCTAAAGGAACTGTCTCTGTTGTTGCAGAACAAGCAGCACAGCTGAAGACTGAAGTGGACAAGCAGAAGACTGAAGTGGACGAGCTGAAGCAACAACAGCAAG tCCGACAGGTTGCATTCTCAGCCTCTCTGCATGCTGGTGCAGGCAAATCAAACCTTGGCCCCTTGCCCACGGACACTACCCTGATCTACAAACACGTTCTCACCAACATTGGAAATGCCTACAACTCAAACACAG GTGTGTTCACTGCCCCGGTGAGAGGAGTGTACAACTTTGAGTGGACGGTTGGTGCAAATGGAGACAACAGCCACGCTTCAGGTGCTGTGTTGGTCAAGAACTCAGAGAATGTTCTCTTGGCATATGAGAATCAGGCGGCCGGTTTTATGAGTTCTTCTAAAGGCGTTACACTGCTGCTGGAGGTGGGAGACGTTGTGTTTGTGCGTCTGTGGCGTGACTCCGTGGCATATGACAACTTAAATCACCACACCACCTTCAGAGGGCATCTGCTGTTCCCCATGTAG